A stretch of the Nicotiana tabacum cultivar K326 chromosome 6, ASM71507v2, whole genome shotgun sequence genome encodes the following:
- the LOC107806348 gene encoding uncharacterized protein LOC107806348 — MATVDNTEPEKLGRNHLLFLNSNDNSGVVLILLQLRGPENYSVWSRAMGIPILGRNKRGSIDGICKRENYSTNLIDLWERCNAIVLSWLMNYVSPELLSGMVYSSNDNEVWDDLKERFHKVDCSRIFQINREIATARQGTSSISTYFSKLRVLCAEFDSLAPIPGHDTANSSEFVQFMEHQKLLKFLMRLNESYEQARSQLLMMIPVLSVNKAYSMLIKRESQRTMFNTFTTVDGGEMATLMTNKSGNQQRPKKNYSLQCDVCHMKGHTKETCYTVVGYPKDNKFKKKYNSQTTTNFAAEDIPATTTGSTPMAPTFTPEQY, encoded by the coding sequence ATGGCGACTGTCGATAATACTGAACCAGAGAAATTAGGTCGCAATCATCTGCTTTTCCTGAATTCAAATGATAATTCAGGAGTTGTGTTGATTTTGTTGCAATTACGAGGACCAGAAAACTACTCTGTGTGGAGCCGGGCAATGGGGATTCCAATCCTAGGTCGAAATAAGCGAGGGTCCATTGATGGCATATGCAAAAGGGAGAATTACAGTACAAATCTCATAGATCTCTGGGAACGTTGTAATGCGATTGTATTGTCTTGGTTGATGAACTATGTTTCTCCGGAATTGTTGAGTGGGATGGTATATTCGTCAAATGATAATGAGGTATGGGACGATTTGAAGGAGCGATTTCATAAGGTGGATTGCTCTAGGATTTTTCAGATCAACAGAGAAATTGCTACTGCTAGGCAGGGCACCAGTTCGATTTCgacttatttctcaaaattaaGAGTGCTTTGTGCAGAATTTGATAGTTTGGCTCCAATTCCTGGTCATGATACTGCTAACTCTAGTGAATTTGTTCAATTCATGGAGcatcaaaaacttctaaaattccTAATGAGACTGAATGAGTCTTATGAACAAGCACGCAGCCAGCTCTTGATGATGATTCCTGTTCTATCTGTGAACAAAGCTTATTCTATGTTAATAAAGCGTGAGAGTCAGAGGACAATGTTCAACACCTTTACCACTGTTGATGGGGGTGAGATGGCGACGTTGATGACGAATAAGTCTGGGAATCAGCAGAGGCCAAAGAAAAATTACAGTCTTCAGTGTGATGTATGCCACATGAAAGGCCATACTAAAGAAACTTGCTACACGGTAGTGGGATATCCAAAAGATAACAAGTTCAAAAAGAAGTACAATTCCCAGACAACAACTAATTTTGCAGCTGAAGATATTCCAGCAACAACAACTGGTTCTACTCCTATGGCTCCTACATTCACTCCAGAACAATATTAG